One bacterium DNA segment encodes these proteins:
- a CDS encoding PHP domain-containing protein: MRAVLFGARRELIRVDLHVHSSASFDCGVEPEQVAAACRRLGLAPVFLTDHDSIEGALRLRACERVVVGEEVLTSGGELIGLFLRERIPAGLSPKETAARIKHQGGLVYLEHPYDPTRRHLSEEAIEDLADLIDIVEVFNGRSDGKANRRAEELCGILGAAPGAGSDAHSTADLGSVYVEMQDFEGASDFLAKLRDAKIVVGRSKLLLTAQAKLGPKIRRR; this comes from the coding sequence ATCAGGGCCGTGCTTTTTGGTGCGCGGCGGGAATTGATCAGGGTCGACCTTCACGTTCACAGCTCGGCTTCTTTCGACTGCGGGGTCGAACCGGAGCAGGTGGCGGCGGCATGCCGGCGGCTCGGCCTTGCCCCCGTTTTCCTCACCGACCACGACTCCATCGAGGGCGCCCTTCGCTTGCGAGCCTGCGAACGGGTCGTTGTCGGGGAGGAGGTGCTGACCAGCGGCGGTGAGCTGATCGGCCTTTTCTTACGGGAGCGGATTCCGGCGGGCCTCTCTCCGAAAGAGACGGCGGCGCGGATCAAGCACCAGGGGGGCCTTGTCTACCTGGAGCACCCATACGACCCCACCCGGCGCCACCTCAGCGAGGAAGCGATCGAGGATCTCGCGGACCTCATCGACATCGTCGAAGTGTTCAACGGGCGTTCTGATGGGAAGGCCAACCGCCGCGCCGAGGAGCTGTGCGGCATCCTGGGCGCGGCGCCGGGAGCCGGGTCGGATGCCCATTCCACCGCCGACCTCGGTTCGGTGTATGTCGAGATGCAGGACTTCGAGGGAGCTTCCGACTTCCTGGCCAAGCTGCGCGACGCCAAGATCGTCGTCGGTCGCAGCAAGCTGTTGCTTACCGCCCAGGCAAAACTAGGGCCTAAGATTCGGCGGCGATGA
- a CDS encoding sugar transferase, whose translation MTDSIAEIAGDRPTIQGGDQATKAKQRQYARPIPAVPVRVATDYFMATCALALAYWIRFDAIPVPAPPGLPALMPYVEAAPALSACLVLVFALMGNYSNHRSSFFADEIFGIIGALAASALAVFAALIIYPPDRLVYSRLTFGYWILIAGILIGLSRYAIRRIERRQRARGVGTARCLVIGRGHAADQLVQRIKMFPDFGYQLIAMVADQLDASLSQSDASAEITKIIERDHIDVVFVALPHVRQERVLELIASNRRREVEFRVVPTTLEMLASQVEPDELAGIPLLRIRRSFATASLQMRAKRLFDMILALLGLVLVVPLMALIGLLIRITSPGPILIRQERVGLNDRTFQMLKFRSMRVDAERMTGPVWASSGDTRRTTIGILLRRFSLDELPQLWNVLKGDMSLVGPRPERPVFATDFGNRMPAYAERHRVRPGVTGWAQVNDLRGMTSIEDRLVYDLYYAERWNLAFDVKIILTTAFRIFTSKHAY comes from the coding sequence GTGACTGACTCAATTGCCGAAATCGCTGGTGATCGGCCAACAATTCAGGGTGGCGACCAGGCGACAAAAGCAAAACAGCGGCAATATGCGCGACCGATCCCAGCCGTGCCGGTGCGAGTTGCGACTGACTACTTCATGGCGACCTGCGCGCTTGCTCTCGCATATTGGATTCGGTTTGACGCCATACCGGTGCCAGCGCCCCCGGGCTTACCCGCTCTCATGCCCTACGTTGAGGCAGCGCCAGCGCTTTCCGCGTGCCTCGTGCTCGTCTTCGCTCTTATGGGCAACTACTCGAACCATCGAAGCAGCTTTTTTGCCGATGAAATCTTCGGCATTATCGGCGCTCTTGCGGCGTCAGCCTTGGCTGTCTTTGCAGCTCTGATCATCTATCCGCCCGACCGCCTTGTGTATTCGCGCCTAACTTTTGGTTACTGGATACTGATAGCCGGCATCCTAATCGGACTCAGCCGATACGCAATCCGCCGAATCGAACGAAGACAACGTGCCCGCGGCGTAGGCACAGCACGATGCTTGGTGATCGGGCGTGGCCACGCGGCCGATCAGCTTGTCCAAAGAATCAAGATGTTTCCTGACTTTGGTTACCAGTTGATCGCAATGGTTGCGGATCAACTCGACGCATCCCTGAGTCAAAGCGACGCCTCTGCCGAGATTACCAAGATCATCGAAAGGGATCACATCGACGTTGTGTTTGTCGCACTGCCGCATGTTCGCCAAGAACGCGTCTTAGAACTGATCGCTTCAAATCGGCGTCGCGAGGTGGAGTTTCGCGTAGTTCCAACAACTTTGGAGATGCTGGCCTCCCAAGTTGAACCGGACGAATTAGCTGGCATCCCGCTTCTGCGGATTCGTCGGAGCTTCGCAACTGCCTCACTGCAAATGAGGGCTAAGCGCCTTTTTGATATGATCTTGGCACTCCTGGGACTCGTCCTGGTTGTTCCTTTAATGGCTCTCATTGGATTGCTCATCCGTATCACCTCACCTGGTCCGATTCTCATCAGGCAAGAGCGGGTGGGGCTAAATGATCGAACGTTTCAGATGTTGAAATTCAGGAGCATGAGAGTCGATGCGGAACGAATGACTGGTCCCGTTTGGGCATCCAGCGGAGACACCAGACGAACGACGATCGGGATACTGCTACGGCGGTTCAGTCTCGATGAACTGCCTCAATTGTGGAACGTCCTAAAGGGGGACATGAGTCTAGTTGGACCACGACCTGAGCGGCCAGTATTCGCCACTGACTTCGGGAACCGCATGCCGGCTTACGCAGAACGGCATCGGGTTCGACCGGGCGTAACTGGATGGGCTCAAGTTAACGACTTGAGGGGTATGACCTCGATTGAGGATCGACTGGTATATGACCTGTACTACGCTGAGAGGTGGAACCTGGCGTTTGATGTGAAAATCATTCTGACCACAGCATTTCGGATCTTCACAAGCAAGCACGCGTACTGA
- a CDS encoding polysaccharide biosynthesis tyrosine autokinase: protein MELTRYLRVIRQRLWMIVVCPLVAAAAAGIVSYMLPPVYEAHVSLYVRPAQPITSTDPTTAALTSDQVLRTYADWMTQRPILDSVDSELGLGLRYEDLLKKIKVTPQPNTLLLDVAVKDTNPAVARDIANQLVSDFTDTVKRTQAQAAQVSTADNLVVTSPAVLPDRPVSPNKTLNIAVAFAAGLLLAIGLAFLLDYLDQSVKSDEDLTERSGLVAIGHIAYQAAGTGKRGELVTLVDQSPAAEAYKALRTSLLYSTIDQELKEIVITSAGAGEGKSRTAANLAVALAHSGYKTLLIDADFRRPSQHRIFGRIRNVGLTNLIVQDVGEEEAVTPVDSVANLWLLTSGPTPPNPSEMLGSARMRELMDRLRSFFNYVIVDTPPVNAVTDALILAAFANGTIVVVEQGRTTFPALRHAKQMLDRVGARTAGAVMNKVRASAGSYAYTYGYYTTPANGRAASNGSMASEPEPASTQVKTS from the coding sequence ATGGAACTGACCAGATATCTCCGCGTCATCCGCCAGCGGCTGTGGATGATCGTCGTCTGCCCGCTCGTCGCTGCGGCCGCGGCAGGGATTGTGAGTTATATGCTCCCGCCCGTCTACGAGGCCCACGTCTCGTTGTACGTCAGACCGGCCCAGCCGATCACCTCCACAGATCCCACGACCGCCGCTCTCACGAGCGACCAGGTCCTGCGCACCTACGCGGACTGGATGACCCAGCGCCCGATCCTGGACTCGGTCGACTCGGAGCTTGGGCTTGGGTTGCGGTACGAAGACCTGCTGAAGAAGATCAAGGTCACCCCCCAGCCCAACACCCTGCTGCTGGACGTCGCCGTCAAGGACACCAATCCCGCGGTCGCGCGGGACATCGCCAACCAACTGGTCTCGGACTTCACCGACACCGTCAAGCGCACCCAGGCGCAGGCGGCCCAGGTCTCGACGGCGGACAACCTGGTCGTCACCTCGCCGGCCGTCCTGCCGGATCGGCCGGTTTCACCGAACAAGACGCTCAACATCGCAGTCGCGTTCGCCGCGGGTCTGTTGCTCGCGATCGGGTTGGCTTTCCTCCTCGACTACCTCGACCAATCGGTCAAGAGCGACGAAGACCTCACCGAGCGCTCGGGGCTCGTTGCCATCGGCCACATCGCCTACCAGGCCGCGGGCACCGGCAAACGGGGTGAGCTCGTGACGCTGGTGGATCAGTCGCCCGCGGCCGAAGCGTACAAGGCGCTGCGAACCAGCCTCCTCTACTCGACGATCGATCAAGAGCTCAAGGAAATCGTCATCACGTCGGCCGGCGCAGGTGAGGGCAAATCGCGGACGGCCGCCAACCTCGCCGTGGCCCTGGCGCATTCGGGATACAAGACGCTCCTCATCGATGCCGACTTCCGGCGGCCTTCGCAGCACCGGATCTTCGGCCGGATTCGCAACGTCGGGTTGACGAATCTCATCGTGCAAGACGTCGGCGAAGAGGAAGCTGTGACCCCGGTGGACTCGGTCGCCAACCTCTGGCTGCTGACGTCGGGCCCCACTCCCCCCAACCCGTCCGAAATGCTCGGCTCCGCTCGCATGAGGGAGCTGATGGACCGCCTGCGGTCCTTTTTCAACTACGTGATCGTCGACACGCCTCCGGTCAACGCGGTCACCGATGCTTTGATTCTTGCGGCTTTCGCAAACGGAACCATCGTCGTCGTCGAACAGGGCCGCACCACATTCCCGGCCCTGCGGCACGCCAAGCAGATGCTCGATCGCGTGGGAGCACGCACGGCCGGCGCCGTGATGAACAAGGTGCGTGCGTCCGCCGGCTCGTATGCGTACACCTATGGCTACTACACCACCCCCGCGAACGGGCGGGCCGCATCGAATGGCTCAATGGCCTCCGAGCCAGAGCCTGCCTCGACCCAAGTCAAAACCTCGTAA